In a genomic window of Lepisosteus oculatus isolate fLepOcu1 chromosome 5, fLepOcu1.hap2, whole genome shotgun sequence:
- the rnf111 gene encoding E3 ubiquitin-protein ligase Arkadia isoform X1 — MKSEVPSDASRRHEHLKGALANPEPMEAEKSFPADVEMISSKVGSEFAPLCAESRHRPLREVSGGRREQEKGIPGRKKRKSQQAGPSDTQACALKEVRTPAFPSPRHRRGLEGQSEEDNNNESSFSDCASSPSSSLRFGDSDTLSSEEEGGGGGAGAGGGGGEEHSKAAVMRPVLARPRGARPHKWPRPEPEPVLLKRPCLHGRRALHRKRFVKAGGASQRTQKQKERLLLQRKKREVIARRKYALLQSTSSSSDNELTSDSSSTSSTEAEEELYVDSQPSSTTVASGALDEDVVVIEATPAPPVPASEEINVTSTDSEVEIVTVGDSCRSRSAGGHSRSHWGPVCSSQSRAQDQRNRHRLSTVIQPLRQSAAEVVDLTKDEDDLTVVPTTSDSGHPQPVSSSSNNASTSEQPLDNAAPGPSTSSHASASETMLGGPAHSSTAGPVAGDDTRRGSATLAGEGAGPAMPRLPSCCPQHSPCSGPSQGHLPLSHSHSSCMQAQAQPASQHGHSHHFQHHHHHHHHAPPPPLPFPESSCPLERPTAMPAPCGAVNASGSQYHDQQTLPVDLSSSGVRSHGGSSFHGTSAFDPCCPGSSSRPAVYGSQAAAGPSQPVSVDSYGSGMVAQPQPQPQLSSCRHYLHPSYGPLARSIHHQTSASCPHSHGNPPPPPQPPPQPDYVIPHPVHPFHPPLPSHAPGHGVAPAPPPSLPSHHLPSSAAPLPQHLPPEHQSLSHHISTLGPSVQRLHPQHEMLQRLEAQRRRMMQHPTRAHERPPPHPHRMHPNYGHGHHIHVPQTMSTHPRQPDQRAAWELGIEAGVTVAPYPPGHLHPHLPHYHPPPRLHHFPIVPFMHTGMSEVTYPHIRYISSRMTGFGRTYEDLLHLEERLGNVNRGASQGTIERCTYPHKYKKRKLHGKHDDDEGAEEDTEEKCTICLSILEEGEDVRRLPCMHLFHQLCVDQWLTTNKKCPICRVDIEAQLSAES, encoded by the exons ATGAAGAGTGAGGTACCGTCTGATGCTTCCCGGAGACACGAGCACCTGAAGGGGGCGCTGGCCAACCCCGAGCCCATGGAGGCAGAAAAGAGCTTCCCGGCCGACGTGGAGATGATCAGCAGCAAGGTGGGGAGCGAGTTCGCGCCCCTGTGCGCCGAGAGCCGCCACCGGCCGCTGCGGGAGGTGAGCGGGGGCCGCCGGGAGCAGGAGAAGGGCATTCCGGGGAGGAAGAAGCGCAAGAGCCAGCAGGCCGGCCCCTCGGACACGCAGGCCTGCGCCCTGAAGGAGGTGCGGACCCCAGCTTTCCCCTCCCCGCGGCACAGGCGCGGCCTGGAGGGGCAGAGCGAAGAGGACAACAACAACGAGTCGTCCTTCAGCGACTgcgcctcctccccctcctccagcCTGCGCTTCGGGGACTCGGACACGCTGAGCTcggaggaggagggcgggggcgggggcgcgggtgccggcggggggggcggGGAGGAGCACAGCAAGGCGGCGGTCATGCGGCCCGTGCTGGCCCGGCCGCGAGGCGCCAGGCCCCACAAGTGGCCGCGGCCCGAGCCCGAGCCAGTGCTACTGAAGCGGCCCTGCCTGCACGGGCGCCGCGCGCTGCACAGGAAGCGCTTCGTCAAGGCCGGCGGCGCCTCCCAGCGGACTCAGAAGCAGAAGGAGCGGCTGCTGCTCCAGCGCAAGAAGCGAGAGGTGATCGCCAGGCGGAAGTACGCCCTGCTGCAGAGCACCAGCAGCTCCAGCGACAACGAGCTGACCAGCGATTCGTCGTCCACGTCCTCCACCGAGGCTGAGGAGGAGCTGTATGTGGATAGCCAGCCCAGCAGCACTACCGTGGCCTCAG GAGCCCTGGACGAGGATGTGGTGGTCATCGAGGCCACCCCCGCCCCGCCAGTCCCCGCCAGCGAGGAGATCAACGTCACCTCCACGGACAGCGAGGTGGAGATCGTGACCGTGGGAGACAGCTGCAG GTCTCGCTCGGCTGGGGGCCACTCGCGCTCGCACTGGGGCCCCGTCTGCAGCTCGCAAAGCCGCGCGCAGGACCAGCGCAACCGCCACCGCCTGTCCACCGTCATCCAGCCGCTGAGGCAGAGCGCCGCCGAGGTGGTGGACCTGACGAAGGACGAAGACG ATCTCACAGTAGTGCCAACAACGTCTGACAGcgggcacccccagcctgtcaGCTCCTCTTCCAATAATGCCTCTACCTCAGAGCAGCCCCTGGACAATGCTGCCCCTGGCCCCTCCACCAGCAGCCATGCCTCTGCGTCCGAGACCATGCTGGGAGGGCCTgcacacagcagcacagctggCCCAGTGGCAGGGG ATGACACTAGAAGAGGCTCGGCCACCCTGGCAGGGGAGGGTGCAGGACCGGCGATGCCCAGGCTGCCATCTTGCTGCCCTCAGCACTCTCCTTGTAGTGGGCCCTCACAGGGGCACCTCCCACTGAGCCACAGCCACTCCAGCTGCATGCAGGCCCAGGCCCAGCCAGCCTCGCAGCACGGCCACTCACACCACTTccagcaccaccaccaccaccatcaccacGCGCCCCCGCCCCCCCTGCCTTTCCCGGAGTCCAGCTGCCCCCTGGAGAGGCCCACCGCCATGCCCGCGCCCTGCGGGGCTGTTAATGCCTCAGGCAGCCAGTACCATGACCAG CAGACCCTGCCCGTGGACTTGAGCAGCAGTGGGGTGAGGAGTCACGGCGGCAGCAGCTTCCACGGGACCTCGGCCTTTGACCCCTGCTGCCCGGGATCCTCCTCTCGGCCGGCGGTGTACGGCTCCCAGGCGGCGGCCGGGCCCAGCCAGCCGGTCTCCGTGGACAGCTATGGCTCTGGAATGGTGGCCCAGCCCCAGCCACAGccccagctgtcctcctgcaGACATTACCTGCACCCCTCGT ATGGCCCCCTGGCACGGTCGATTCATCACCAGACGTCTGCCTCGTGCCCCCACTCTCACgggaacccccctcccccgccGCAGCCCCCTCCGCAGCCCGACTACGTCATCCCGCACCCCGTACACCCCTTCCACCCGCCGCTCCCCTCCCACGCGCCGGGTCACGGAGTGGCCCCCGCCCCGCCACCCAGCCTGCCCTCCCACCACCTGCCCAGCTCCGCCGCGCCGCTGCCCCAGCACCTGCCCCCGGAGCACCAGTCCCTGTCGCACCACATCTCCACGCTGGGGCCCTCCGTCCAGAGGCTGCACCCGCAGCACGAGATGCTGCAGAGGTTGGAAGCCCAGCGGCGGAGGATGATGCAGCACCCGAC GCGAGCACACGAGCGTCCGCCTCCTCACCCCCACAGAATGCACCCCAACTACGGGCACGGACACCACATCCACGTTCCACAGACGATGTCCACGCACCCGCGGCAGCCGGACCAGAGGGCTGCGTG GGAGCTGGGAATTGAAGCAGGAGTGACGGTAGCCCCGTACCCCCCAGGACATTTGCACCCACACTTGCCTCACTATCACCCTCCTCCCAGGCTCCACCATTTCCCTATTGTTCCTTTCATG CACACCGGCATGTCTGAAGTGACCTATCCACACATTCGGTATATTTCTTCCAGAATGACAGGATTTGGACGAACATATGAA GACTTGCTGCATTTAGAAGAGCGGTTAGGAAACGTCAATCGGGGCGCCTCCCAGGGGACAATTGAGAGGTGCACTTACCCacataaatacaaaaag AGAAAGCTGCACGGTAAACATGACGACGACGAGGGAGCTGAAGAGGACACCGAAGAGAAATGTACCATCTGTCTTTCTATACTGGAGGAAGGAGAAGACGTCAG ACGTCTTCCCTGTATGCATCTTTTCCACCAACTGTGTGTTGACCAGTGGCTCACCACTAACAAGAAATGTCCAATCTGCAGAGTGGATATAGAGGCCCAGCTGTCTGCTGAAAGTTGA
- the rnf111 gene encoding E3 ubiquitin-protein ligase Arkadia isoform X2, protein MKSEVPSDASRRHEHLKGALANPEPMEAEKSFPADVEMISSKVGSEFAPLCAESRHRPLREVSGGRREQEKGIPGRKKRKSQQAGPSDTQACALKEVRTPAFPSPRHRRGLEGQSEEDNNNESSFSDCASSPSSSLRFGDSDTLSSEEEGGGGGAGAGGGGGEEHSKAAVMRPVLARPRGARPHKWPRPEPEPVLLKRPCLHGRRALHRKRFVKAGGASQRTQKQKERLLLQRKKREVIARRKYALLQSTSSSSDNELTSDSSSTSSTEAEEELYVDSQPSSTTVASGALDEDVVVIEATPAPPVPASEEINVTSTDSEVEIVTVGDSCRSRSAGGHSRSHWGPVCSSQSRAQDQRNRHRLSTVIQPLRQSAAEVVDLTKDEDDLTVVPTTSDSGHPQPVSSSSNNASTSEQPLDNAAPGPSTSSHASASETMLGGPAHSSTAGPVAGDDTRRGSATLAGEGAGPAMPRLPSCCPQHSPCSGPSQGHLPLSHSHSSCMQAQAQPASQHGHSHHFQHHHHHHHHAPPPPLPFPESSCPLERPTAMPAPCGAVNASGSQYHDQTLPVDLSSSGVRSHGGSSFHGTSAFDPCCPGSSSRPAVYGSQAAAGPSQPVSVDSYGSGMVAQPQPQPQLSSCRHYLHPSYGPLARSIHHQTSASCPHSHGNPPPPPQPPPQPDYVIPHPVHPFHPPLPSHAPGHGVAPAPPPSLPSHHLPSSAAPLPQHLPPEHQSLSHHISTLGPSVQRLHPQHEMLQRLEAQRRRMMQHPTRAHERPPPHPHRMHPNYGHGHHIHVPQTMSTHPRQPDQRAAWELGIEAGVTVAPYPPGHLHPHLPHYHPPPRLHHFPIVPFMHTGMSEVTYPHIRYISSRMTGFGRTYEDLLHLEERLGNVNRGASQGTIERCTYPHKYKKRKLHGKHDDDEGAEEDTEEKCTICLSILEEGEDVRRLPCMHLFHQLCVDQWLTTNKKCPICRVDIEAQLSAES, encoded by the exons ATGAAGAGTGAGGTACCGTCTGATGCTTCCCGGAGACACGAGCACCTGAAGGGGGCGCTGGCCAACCCCGAGCCCATGGAGGCAGAAAAGAGCTTCCCGGCCGACGTGGAGATGATCAGCAGCAAGGTGGGGAGCGAGTTCGCGCCCCTGTGCGCCGAGAGCCGCCACCGGCCGCTGCGGGAGGTGAGCGGGGGCCGCCGGGAGCAGGAGAAGGGCATTCCGGGGAGGAAGAAGCGCAAGAGCCAGCAGGCCGGCCCCTCGGACACGCAGGCCTGCGCCCTGAAGGAGGTGCGGACCCCAGCTTTCCCCTCCCCGCGGCACAGGCGCGGCCTGGAGGGGCAGAGCGAAGAGGACAACAACAACGAGTCGTCCTTCAGCGACTgcgcctcctccccctcctccagcCTGCGCTTCGGGGACTCGGACACGCTGAGCTcggaggaggagggcgggggcgggggcgcgggtgccggcggggggggcggGGAGGAGCACAGCAAGGCGGCGGTCATGCGGCCCGTGCTGGCCCGGCCGCGAGGCGCCAGGCCCCACAAGTGGCCGCGGCCCGAGCCCGAGCCAGTGCTACTGAAGCGGCCCTGCCTGCACGGGCGCCGCGCGCTGCACAGGAAGCGCTTCGTCAAGGCCGGCGGCGCCTCCCAGCGGACTCAGAAGCAGAAGGAGCGGCTGCTGCTCCAGCGCAAGAAGCGAGAGGTGATCGCCAGGCGGAAGTACGCCCTGCTGCAGAGCACCAGCAGCTCCAGCGACAACGAGCTGACCAGCGATTCGTCGTCCACGTCCTCCACCGAGGCTGAGGAGGAGCTGTATGTGGATAGCCAGCCCAGCAGCACTACCGTGGCCTCAG GAGCCCTGGACGAGGATGTGGTGGTCATCGAGGCCACCCCCGCCCCGCCAGTCCCCGCCAGCGAGGAGATCAACGTCACCTCCACGGACAGCGAGGTGGAGATCGTGACCGTGGGAGACAGCTGCAG GTCTCGCTCGGCTGGGGGCCACTCGCGCTCGCACTGGGGCCCCGTCTGCAGCTCGCAAAGCCGCGCGCAGGACCAGCGCAACCGCCACCGCCTGTCCACCGTCATCCAGCCGCTGAGGCAGAGCGCCGCCGAGGTGGTGGACCTGACGAAGGACGAAGACG ATCTCACAGTAGTGCCAACAACGTCTGACAGcgggcacccccagcctgtcaGCTCCTCTTCCAATAATGCCTCTACCTCAGAGCAGCCCCTGGACAATGCTGCCCCTGGCCCCTCCACCAGCAGCCATGCCTCTGCGTCCGAGACCATGCTGGGAGGGCCTgcacacagcagcacagctggCCCAGTGGCAGGGG ATGACACTAGAAGAGGCTCGGCCACCCTGGCAGGGGAGGGTGCAGGACCGGCGATGCCCAGGCTGCCATCTTGCTGCCCTCAGCACTCTCCTTGTAGTGGGCCCTCACAGGGGCACCTCCCACTGAGCCACAGCCACTCCAGCTGCATGCAGGCCCAGGCCCAGCCAGCCTCGCAGCACGGCCACTCACACCACTTccagcaccaccaccaccaccatcaccacGCGCCCCCGCCCCCCCTGCCTTTCCCGGAGTCCAGCTGCCCCCTGGAGAGGCCCACCGCCATGCCCGCGCCCTGCGGGGCTGTTAATGCCTCAGGCAGCCAGTACCATGACCAG ACCCTGCCCGTGGACTTGAGCAGCAGTGGGGTGAGGAGTCACGGCGGCAGCAGCTTCCACGGGACCTCGGCCTTTGACCCCTGCTGCCCGGGATCCTCCTCTCGGCCGGCGGTGTACGGCTCCCAGGCGGCGGCCGGGCCCAGCCAGCCGGTCTCCGTGGACAGCTATGGCTCTGGAATGGTGGCCCAGCCCCAGCCACAGccccagctgtcctcctgcaGACATTACCTGCACCCCTCGT ATGGCCCCCTGGCACGGTCGATTCATCACCAGACGTCTGCCTCGTGCCCCCACTCTCACgggaacccccctcccccgccGCAGCCCCCTCCGCAGCCCGACTACGTCATCCCGCACCCCGTACACCCCTTCCACCCGCCGCTCCCCTCCCACGCGCCGGGTCACGGAGTGGCCCCCGCCCCGCCACCCAGCCTGCCCTCCCACCACCTGCCCAGCTCCGCCGCGCCGCTGCCCCAGCACCTGCCCCCGGAGCACCAGTCCCTGTCGCACCACATCTCCACGCTGGGGCCCTCCGTCCAGAGGCTGCACCCGCAGCACGAGATGCTGCAGAGGTTGGAAGCCCAGCGGCGGAGGATGATGCAGCACCCGAC GCGAGCACACGAGCGTCCGCCTCCTCACCCCCACAGAATGCACCCCAACTACGGGCACGGACACCACATCCACGTTCCACAGACGATGTCCACGCACCCGCGGCAGCCGGACCAGAGGGCTGCGTG GGAGCTGGGAATTGAAGCAGGAGTGACGGTAGCCCCGTACCCCCCAGGACATTTGCACCCACACTTGCCTCACTATCACCCTCCTCCCAGGCTCCACCATTTCCCTATTGTTCCTTTCATG CACACCGGCATGTCTGAAGTGACCTATCCACACATTCGGTATATTTCTTCCAGAATGACAGGATTTGGACGAACATATGAA GACTTGCTGCATTTAGAAGAGCGGTTAGGAAACGTCAATCGGGGCGCCTCCCAGGGGACAATTGAGAGGTGCACTTACCCacataaatacaaaaag AGAAAGCTGCACGGTAAACATGACGACGACGAGGGAGCTGAAGAGGACACCGAAGAGAAATGTACCATCTGTCTTTCTATACTGGAGGAAGGAGAAGACGTCAG ACGTCTTCCCTGTATGCATCTTTTCCACCAACTGTGTGTTGACCAGTGGCTCACCACTAACAAGAAATGTCCAATCTGCAGAGTGGATATAGAGGCCCAGCTGTCTGCTGAAAGTTGA